The following nucleotide sequence is from Anabaena sphaerica FACHB-251.
ACTAGATCGTCTTTGTAGTTTTCGGCGATAAATTTGCAAATGTTGTCATACATGATAAATCACAAGTTTATTAATTTTAGACTTTACACGATCTTGGTTAATAAATTTCATCACATCATATAATTTGAGGCAATTTATGTCTAGTTGTGGCGATCGCTCTATTAATGTTAAGTTTTAATCACTAAATTATAATGTTTCACTTAACAAGAATTTACGACAATTTGATCTGATTGACTATGACGGAATTAATGTTTTATTATACAATCAATTGATGTAGTTAAAAATCAATCTAAATATCAATATATGACAAATGAGAATTTTGCCAACCCACCTAAATTTGAGCGTGTAGAAGATGAAAGACTACACCGTAAACAACGTTTAGCGGCTGCATTTCGCCTATTTGCTCGCTATGGTTTTGATGAAGGAATAGCGGGACATATTACAGTCCGTGATCCTGAATTTGATGATTGTTTTTGGGTTAATCCTCTAGGGATGTATTTTGGTCATATTCGAGTATCTGATCTTTTGTTAGTCAATGATAAAGGTGAAGTTGTTCAAGGAAATAGACCTGTAAATGGTGCAGCTTTTGCTATTCATTCTCGAATTCATCAAGCTAGACCTGATGTAAATGCGGCCGCTCATGCTCATTCACTTTATGGTAAAAGTTGGTCAAGTTTAGGACGTTTACTTGATCCGATAACTCAAGATGCTTGCGCTTTTTATGAAGATCATGCTTTATTTGATGACTATACTGGGGTGGTGTATGAGACTAAGGAAGGCGATCGCATTGCGGCTACTCTTGGGGATAAAAAGGCGATTATTTTAAGAAATCATGGTTTATTAACTGTTGGTCATACAGTAGATGAGACTATATGGTGGTTTATTGCTATGGATCGTTGTTGTCAAGCTCAATTGATGGCTGAAGCAGCAGGAAAACCAATTCTTATAGATCCAAAAACGGCTCGTTTTACTTATGGTCAGGTTGGTTCTCATGCACTGGGTTGGTTTTCTTTTCAATCTTTGTATGAGATGATTTTGCGACAAGAACCAGATTTATTGGATTAATATTTAAGAGGATTTAAGGATTTTCAGATTTCTGATATTGCTATTTATTTCAGATCCCCGACTTCTATGATAAATTTATCATTTATTAACCAGCTTCAAAAAGAAGTCGGGGATCTTTTTACTATACCCCTTGACAAAATCAAACAAAATTAAATAACCACCAACGCACCACCTAAAAAACGCCAAAAAAAATCGACCGCCTGGGGGTGGGGGTGTTTTTTGTTTTTTCGGTTGATGTTCATATTTCACCCGTTCTTCAATTTTAGCCACATCTTCCGCTTTTAAACCTAACGAGTTACGATATTCTTCTAATTGTGCTTCTGTT
It contains:
- a CDS encoding class II aldolase/adducin family protein — encoded protein: MDVVKNQSKYQYMTNENFANPPKFERVEDERLHRKQRLAAAFRLFARYGFDEGIAGHITVRDPEFDDCFWVNPLGMYFGHIRVSDLLLVNDKGEVVQGNRPVNGAAFAIHSRIHQARPDVNAAAHAHSLYGKSWSSLGRLLDPITQDACAFYEDHALFDDYTGVVYETKEGDRIAATLGDKKAIILRNHGLLTVGHTVDETIWWFIAMDRCCQAQLMAEAAGKPILIDPKTARFTYGQVGSHALGWFSFQSLYEMILRQEPDLLD